One stretch of Rhodoferax lithotrophicus DNA includes these proteins:
- a CDS encoding patatin-like phospholipase family protein — protein sequence MSSTKHVATPSDQPKVSLSVEQLSRRCHVAVVMALVLLLGACSTVRPWQNQPMRMSQDRAAAAQDTPVVGDPSMLMLVSMSGGGARAAAFGYGVLDALRQTQVHWQGRDSNLLDEIDVISGVSGGSIMATYFAAFGKEAFPAFEQQFLRKNFQDNLISYALKPTNLHDLTSPWFGRSNLLERRLDELFKSKTFADIQSRPGQPALLVSATDLSLGSNFEFTGRQFSLICSDLDSVPLSFAVAASSAVPIALSPLTLKNFNGECPQPMDLKVSTATDYRARLLRESQRSYLDATARPYIHLVDGGLADNLGLRSVLDRAQGDGGIRDAVRHISRNKIKKLVIIAVNAERDPSERIDTSDQVPSTGQVIDALLFGTGARATHETLGLLKDTAQAWRRELGRIAPDGDDPFAPDAQIHVINVNLRDAPDVIGRSFLLQIPTAFSVAPAEVGLLIDAGHHILQESPEFKALLESMRAVESADK from the coding sequence ACACGTCGCCACGCCAAGTGATCAGCCCAAGGTGAGCTTGTCTGTTGAACAGCTGAGCCGTCGCTGCCACGTGGCTGTGGTCATGGCGCTGGTTCTGCTGCTGGGGGCTTGCTCCACCGTGCGGCCCTGGCAAAACCAGCCGATGCGGATGTCCCAGGATCGGGCCGCCGCCGCGCAAGACACCCCTGTGGTGGGTGACCCGTCCATGCTGATGCTGGTCAGCATGTCGGGTGGTGGTGCGCGTGCGGCCGCTTTTGGTTATGGCGTGCTGGATGCCCTGCGCCAGACCCAGGTGCATTGGCAGGGGCGCGACAGCAACTTGCTCGACGAGATCGACGTGATCAGTGGCGTGTCCGGGGGCAGCATCATGGCGACCTACTTTGCGGCCTTTGGAAAAGAGGCTTTTCCGGCATTTGAGCAGCAGTTCTTGCGCAAGAATTTTCAGGACAACCTGATCAGCTACGCCCTGAAACCCACCAACCTGCATGACCTCACATCCCCCTGGTTTGGCCGCTCCAACCTGCTGGAGCGCCGGCTGGACGAGCTGTTCAAAAGCAAAACCTTTGCCGACATCCAGTCGCGCCCCGGCCAGCCAGCCCTGCTGGTGTCGGCCACCGATTTGTCGCTGGGGTCAAACTTTGAATTCACCGGGCGGCAGTTTTCACTGATTTGCTCCGATCTGGACAGCGTGCCCCTGTCGTTCGCGGTGGCGGCCTCGTCGGCGGTGCCGATTGCGCTGAGCCCCCTGACGCTGAAAAATTTCAACGGCGAATGCCCGCAGCCAATGGATTTGAAAGTCTCTACCGCCACCGACTACCGGGCACGCTTGCTGCGCGAAAGCCAGCGCTCTTACCTGGATGCCACGGCCCGCCCCTATATCCATCTGGTGGACGGCGGGTTGGCCGACAACCTGGGCTTGCGCAGCGTGCTGGATCGGGCGCAGGGCGACGGCGGTATTCGGGATGCGGTGCGGCACATCTCCCGCAACAAGATCAAGAAACTGGTGATCATTGCGGTGAATGCCGAGCGTGATCCGTCCGAGCGTATCGATACCAGCGACCAGGTGCCCAGCACGGGGCAAGTGATAGATGCTTTGCTGTTTGGCACCGGGGCCCGGGCCACACACGAGACGCTGGGGTTGCTCAAGGACACCGCACAAGCCTGGCGGCGTGAGTTGGGGCGTATTGCACCGGACGGTGACGACCCGTTTGCCCCGGATGCACAAATTCATGTGATCAACGTCAACCTGCGCGATGCCCCCGACGTGATCGGGCGCAGCTTCCTGCTGCAGATTCCCACCGCGTTCTCCGTCGCCCCTGCCGAAGTTGGCCTGCTGATCGATGCCGGACACCACATCTTGCAGGAGTCACCCGAATTCAAGGCCTTGCTGGAGTCTATGCGTGCGGTTGAATCTGCGGATAAATAG